The nucleotide window GACGATCCCATGCTCGTCGCAGACGTCGTGCGGCTCGGCGATGCTGCGGGCGCCGGCGGAGAGCGCGTGCGCGTAGGCCCGGTCCACGTCCGGCACCGCGAGGGCGATGTCGCGCACGCCGTCGCTGTGTTTCGTGACGTGCTCGGCGCCCGGGGCGCCGGCGTGCACCGCGCCCGTGAGCACGAACCGCGCCGAACCGCTGACCAGCACGTACTCGGCCTGGTCGCGGTAGCCCTGCTCCGGCCCGCGGTAGGCCACGCAGGTCATCCCGAAGGCGGTCGAGTAGTAGTGGGCGGCCTGCTTCGCGTTGCCGACCAGGAACTGGAGATGGTCGACGCCCTTGACGGGGAATACGTCGACGGTCTCTTGGGCGTTTTCCATCACCTGCGTCATGTGCAGAGGCTTGCTCGTCACCGGCGTGTGGGCAATAGTGGGAACAATTGCTGGTCAGTATGCGCATTCGGTAGAGTGCTGAGGCAACATGGCTATACAAGATGTTCAACTAGATGCCCTCGACGGCCGCCTGCTCGCGCTGCTCGCCGAGGAGCCGCGGATCGGCGTGCTCGAGCTGTCGCGCCGGCTCGCGGTCGCCCGCGGCACGGCGCAGGCCCGTCTCGACAAGCTGACCGCGCGCGGCGCGATCCGCGGCTTCGGCCCGGACGTCTCGCCCGCCGCGATCGGCTACGGCGTGATGAGCTTCGTGACCCTGGAGATCAGCCAGCGGTACGGCCACACCGCCGTCACCACCCACCTGGCCGACATCCCCGAGGTCCTGGAGGCACACACGATCACCGGCAGCGGCGACCTGATGTGCCGGATCGTGGCGCGCTCGAACGCCGACCTCCAGCGCGTGATCGACACCATCCTGGCGTACGAGGGGATCCTGCGGGCGTCGACGATCATCGCGCTGGCCGAGCAGATTCCCTATCGCACGATGCCGCTGGTGAAGGCGGCAAGCGGGGCATAGGCACTCGACACGGGCTTTTCGGGCTCGTCGTCGAGCCATGTCGATCTCGTTACCGTGTCGGCGTGGCTTCCGGCGGGTCGGCGAAGGGCTACGCGCTGGTCGGCGTCGTGGTCGTCATCGTCCTGGCCACCACCGGGGTGTGGAATCCGTTCCCGAAGATCTGGTCCTGGATCAACCAGAGCGACCCGATCGCCGAGGGCGTGTCCAGCTGGCAGACGACCATCGGCGGCTCACCGCGGAGCATCACGATCAGCGGCGGCGCGGTCGTCGTCGAGTACCGGACCTCCATCGAGGCGTACGGGATCACCGCCGGGGTGAAGCTCTGGAAGTCGGACGCCGACTGGGCCGGCGTCGCCGGCGGCGACAGCGACGCGGTGGTGGTCGTCGGGCGGCTGCTGACCAAGGGCTACGAGGTGCTCGACCCGGCCACCGGCGCGGTCCGCCGCCGGGACACCGAGGCGACGGCCGTCTGGACGTACGCCGACGCGGTGCTCGACCTGCGCTGCCCCGGCGCCGGCGACTGCGAGCTCAGCGCCTGGGAACCGCGCGGCAGCCGGCCGATGTGGACGATCGCCGCGCCGGGCATCGGCTTCGTGCTCAACGCGTCGAACCCCGACCTGCCCGACACCCAGCCGCTCACCTCGTCGCAGTTCGCCGAGGGCGCGGCCGGGCCGAGGCCGCTGCCCACCCTCCTCGGGCTGCCCGGCGACGGCCGGATCCAGGTGATCGACACCGCGCAGGGCCGGGTCGTGCAGACCCGGACGCCGGGCCGGGACCAGCGCGTCACCGTCGTCGGCGGCCGGGTCCTCACGGTCACCGGCGAGGCACGCGACGGCACCTGCTACTACGGCGTCGTCGCGCACGACCCGCCCAACGGGCAGGCGGTGTGGCAGCGCGACGGGCTCAACCTGCGTACCGCCGACAACGGCTCGGCCTGCAAGCAGGAGCGTGATCCGGCCGGCGGCCAGGACGTGGTGCTCGGCGTCGACCCGGTCGGCCGGCAGGAGCTGATCGCCGCGCACGACGGGCGGGTGCTCTGGCACGGCGACAAGGGGCAGACCGTGCTCGCCGTCGACGACTCGTACGCGCTGATCCGCAGCTCGGACCAGGCGACCCTGGCGGCCCGCTCGTTCGGCCGTGGCCGGGTCGGCTGGCGGCGGGCGGTCGGCCCCGGCGCGCAGGCGGCGCTGACGCCGTACGCGGCGGTGGTGGCCGAGGCGAAGCCGCACCGGGTGGTCGCGGTGAGCCCGGGTACTGGCGCCGTGCTGACCGAGGCGCGTACCGATGCGAAGGTCTTCGCGGTCGGCCGCGGCGGCATGATCCTGGTCTCCGGCAGGGACATGGCCTACCTCCCGTTCGGCGGCTCGCCGGCGGGTTGATCGAACCGGTATCCGGGTGTGACCCGGTTGGTTCGCGCGTGGTGCACACGCTGGCCTAGGCTTGCCCGTCATGAGCAGAGCCGCCGCTTTCTCGTATTCGCCGCTGTTGCCGCAGAACGACGACCTGACCGAGTACCGACTGCTCTCGGACGAGGGCGTCGACGTGGTCGAGGGGCCCGGCGGCCGACGGTTTCTCACCGTCGACCCGAGCGCGCTGACGCTCCTGACCGCCGAGGCGATGCACGACATCGCCCACTTCCTGCGCCCCGCGCACCTGGCGCAGCTGCGCGCCATCATCGACGACCCGAAGGCGTCGCCGAACGACCGCTTCGTCGCCCGGGACCTGCTGCGCAACGCGAACATCTCGGCCGGTGGCGTGCTGCCGATGTGCCAGGACACCGGCACGGCGATCGTCATGGGCAAGCGCGGACGGCACGTGCTGACCGACGGCGCCGACGAGCAGGCCATCGCCCTCGGCGTCTACCAGGCGTACACCCGGCTGAACCTGCGCTACTCGCAGCTCGCGCCGCTGACGATGTGGGACGAGCGCAACACCGGCTCCAACCTGCCCGCGCAGATCGAGCTCTACGCCGAGGACCCGGGCGGCCAGCCGGACGCCTACAAGTTCCTCTTCATGGCCAAGGGCGGCGGCTCGGCCAACAAGTCGTACCTGTACCAGGAGACCAAGGCGCTGCTGAACCCGGCGCGGATGATGGAGTTCCTGGACGAGAAGCTGCGGCTCATCGGCACGTCCGCGTGCCCGCCGTACCACCTGGCCATCGTCATCGGCGGCACCAGCGCCGAGTACGCCCTCAAGACCGCGAAGCTGGCCAGCGCCAAGTACCTGGACAACCTGCCGCGCGCCGGTTCGATGACCGCGCACGGCTTCCGCGACGTCGAGCTGGAGGCGGCCGTCCTCGAGCTGACCCGCGACTTCGGCATCGGCGCGCAGTTCGGCGGCCGCTACTTCTGCCACGACGTCCGGGTGATCCGGCTGCCGCGGCACGGCGCCTCCTGCCCGGTGGCGATCGCGGTGTCCTGCTCGGCCGACCGCCAGGCGCTCGCGAAGATCACCCCCTCGGGTGTATGGCTCGAACGCCTCGAGCCGGACCCGGCGCGCTTCCTGCCGGACGTGACGGACGACACGCTGGAGACCGACGAGGTCGTCCGCGTCGACCTCAACCGGCCGATGGCCGAGATCCGCGCACAGCTGAGCGAGTACCCGGTCAAGACCCGGCTGTCGCTGACCGGCTCGCTGGTCGTGGCCCGCGACATCGCGCACGCGAAGATCGCCGAGCGTCTCGACGCGGGCGAGCCGATGCCGCAGTACCTGCGCGACCACCCGGTCTACTACGCCGGCCCGGCCAAGACGCCCGAGGGCTACGCGTCCGGCTCGTTCGGGCCGACCACGGCCGGGCGGATGGACGCCTACGTGGAGAAGTTCCAGGCCGCGGGCGGCTCGCTGGTGATGCTGGCCAAGGGCAACCGCTCCGGCCAGGTGACCAAGGCCTGCCAGAGCCACGGCGGCTTCTACCTCGGTTCGATCGGCGGCCCGGCGGCCCGGCTCGCACAGGACTGCATCCGCCACGTCGAGGTGCTGGAGTACCCCGAGCTGGGCATGGAGGCGGTCTGGAAGATCGATGTCGAGGACTTCCCGGCGTTCATCGTCGTGGACGACAAGGGCAACGACTTCTTCGCCGACGTCACCCGCCCCAAGAACGTTCTTCAGGTCGGCAACCGGCCATAG belongs to Amorphoplanes digitatis and includes:
- a CDS encoding Lrp/AsnC family transcriptional regulator, translating into MAIQDVQLDALDGRLLALLAEEPRIGVLELSRRLAVARGTAQARLDKLTARGAIRGFGPDVSPAAIGYGVMSFVTLEISQRYGHTAVTTHLADIPEVLEAHTITGSGDLMCRIVARSNADLQRVIDTILAYEGILRASTIIALAEQIPYRTMPLVKAASGA
- a CDS encoding PQQ-binding-like beta-propeller repeat protein, which encodes MASGGSAKGYALVGVVVVIVLATTGVWNPFPKIWSWINQSDPIAEGVSSWQTTIGGSPRSITISGGAVVVEYRTSIEAYGITAGVKLWKSDADWAGVAGGDSDAVVVVGRLLTKGYEVLDPATGAVRRRDTEATAVWTYADAVLDLRCPGAGDCELSAWEPRGSRPMWTIAAPGIGFVLNASNPDLPDTQPLTSSQFAEGAAGPRPLPTLLGLPGDGRIQVIDTAQGRVVQTRTPGRDQRVTVVGGRVLTVTGEARDGTCYYGVVAHDPPNGQAVWQRDGLNLRTADNGSACKQERDPAGGQDVVLGVDPVGRQELIAAHDGRVLWHGDKGQTVLAVDDSYALIRSSDQATLAARSFGRGRVGWRRAVGPGAQAALTPYAAVVAEAKPHRVVAVSPGTGAVLTEARTDAKVFAVGRGGMILVSGRDMAYLPFGGSPAG
- a CDS encoding fumarate hydratase; the encoded protein is MSRAAAFSYSPLLPQNDDLTEYRLLSDEGVDVVEGPGGRRFLTVDPSALTLLTAEAMHDIAHFLRPAHLAQLRAIIDDPKASPNDRFVARDLLRNANISAGGVLPMCQDTGTAIVMGKRGRHVLTDGADEQAIALGVYQAYTRLNLRYSQLAPLTMWDERNTGSNLPAQIELYAEDPGGQPDAYKFLFMAKGGGSANKSYLYQETKALLNPARMMEFLDEKLRLIGTSACPPYHLAIVIGGTSAEYALKTAKLASAKYLDNLPRAGSMTAHGFRDVELEAAVLELTRDFGIGAQFGGRYFCHDVRVIRLPRHGASCPVAIAVSCSADRQALAKITPSGVWLERLEPDPARFLPDVTDDTLETDEVVRVDLNRPMAEIRAQLSEYPVKTRLSLTGSLVVARDIAHAKIAERLDAGEPMPQYLRDHPVYYAGPAKTPEGYASGSFGPTTAGRMDAYVEKFQAAGGSLVMLAKGNRSGQVTKACQSHGGFYLGSIGGPAARLAQDCIRHVEVLEYPELGMEAVWKIDVEDFPAFIVVDDKGNDFFADVTRPKNVLQVGNRP